Proteins encoded in a region of the Saccharothrix ecbatanensis genome:
- a CDS encoding beta-xylosidase/alpha-l-arabinosidase, protein MMNRTTDVTAPPAGDAARTTADRPNAVWQDVGLPVTERVEALVGAMTLEEKLAQLVGVWVGADPEGGEVAPHQNDMTGDPVVWNEVIAAGLGQLTRPFGTRPVDPVVGARSLALSQQQVAAANRFGIPALVHEECLTGFAAWQATAYPAPLAWGASFDPGLVAEMAGLIGRSMRAAGVHQGLAPVLDVTRDYRWGRTEETIGEDPYLVGTVGTAYVRGLEEAGIVATLKHFAGYSASRAGRNLAPVSIGPREFADVILPPFEMAVHDGGVRSVMHSYSDVDGVPSAADAGLLTTLLRDTWGFDGTVVADYFAVKFLQTLHGVAEDESHAAALALSAGVDVELPTVRCYGAPLLEAVKRGDVDEALVDRALRRVLRQKIELGLLDPDWTALPENVDDLRLDSPHAQDVALRLARESVVLLANDGVLPLRPGARLAVVGPLADDPMAMLGCYSFPAHIGVHHMDMSLGLEIPTVLASLRNTVDSVTYARGCEVIGESTPEDMAAAVAAASEADVCVVAVGDLAGLFGRGTSGEGCDATELVLPGAQADLVRAVVATGTPVVLLLITGRPYAIGDLAGGAAATVQTFFPGQLGGQAIADVLTGAVSPSGRLPVGIPGDASGQPGTYLSAPLGRRSGVSNVDPTPAFPFGHGLGYDTFTWSSPRVVGGDRPWATDGEVEVELDVRNPGDRAGADVVQLYLHDPVAQVTRPVVRLVGYARVPLDGGASARVTFRVPADVTSFTGLNGRRVVEPGAVQLRVSRSSADVHEAVDLRLVGPLREVDHTRRRLTDVSVTHEEVERA, encoded by the coding sequence CCGCACCAGAACGACATGACCGGCGACCCGGTGGTGTGGAACGAGGTCATCGCCGCCGGACTCGGCCAGCTCACCCGCCCGTTCGGCACCCGGCCGGTCGACCCGGTGGTCGGCGCCCGTTCACTCGCCCTGTCCCAGCAGCAGGTCGCCGCCGCCAACCGATTCGGCATCCCCGCGCTGGTGCACGAGGAATGCCTCACCGGCTTCGCGGCGTGGCAGGCCACCGCGTACCCCGCTCCCCTCGCCTGGGGCGCGTCGTTCGACCCCGGGCTGGTCGCCGAGATGGCGGGCCTGATCGGCCGTTCGATGCGGGCCGCGGGCGTGCACCAGGGTCTGGCGCCCGTCCTCGACGTCACGCGCGACTACCGCTGGGGCCGCACCGAGGAGACCATCGGCGAGGACCCGTACCTCGTCGGCACGGTGGGCACGGCCTACGTGCGCGGTCTCGAAGAGGCCGGGATCGTCGCCACGCTGAAGCACTTCGCCGGCTACTCGGCCTCACGCGCCGGGCGGAACCTCGCGCCGGTGTCCATCGGCCCGCGTGAATTCGCCGACGTCATCCTGCCGCCGTTCGAGATGGCCGTGCACGACGGCGGCGTCCGGTCGGTCATGCACTCCTACAGCGACGTCGACGGCGTGCCGTCCGCGGCCGACGCCGGGCTGCTCACCACGTTGCTGCGCGACACCTGGGGTTTCGACGGCACGGTGGTCGCCGACTACTTCGCGGTCAAGTTCCTCCAGACGCTGCACGGGGTGGCCGAGGACGAGTCGCACGCCGCCGCGCTGGCCCTGAGCGCGGGCGTGGACGTCGAGTTGCCGACCGTCCGCTGCTACGGCGCGCCGCTGCTGGAAGCGGTCAAGCGCGGCGACGTGGACGAGGCGCTGGTGGACCGCGCGTTGCGCCGGGTACTCCGGCAGAAGATCGAACTCGGCCTGCTCGACCCGGACTGGACGGCACTGCCGGAGAACGTCGACGACCTGCGGCTGGACTCGCCGCACGCACAGGACGTCGCGCTGCGCCTGGCGCGGGAGTCCGTGGTGCTGCTGGCCAACGACGGCGTCCTGCCGCTGCGGCCCGGTGCCCGGCTCGCCGTGGTCGGCCCGCTCGCGGACGACCCGATGGCGATGCTCGGCTGCTACTCGTTCCCGGCGCACATCGGCGTGCACCACATGGACATGTCGCTGGGCCTGGAGATCCCCACCGTCCTGGCGTCCCTGCGGAACACGGTGGACAGCGTCACCTACGCCCGCGGCTGTGAAGTCATCGGCGAGAGCACTCCCGAGGACATGGCCGCCGCAGTGGCCGCCGCGTCGGAGGCGGACGTGTGCGTCGTGGCCGTGGGCGACCTGGCGGGCCTGTTCGGACGCGGCACGTCCGGCGAGGGGTGCGACGCGACCGAACTCGTCCTTCCCGGCGCGCAGGCGGATCTGGTCCGCGCGGTCGTCGCCACCGGCACGCCGGTGGTGCTGCTGCTGATCACCGGACGGCCGTACGCGATCGGCGACCTGGCCGGCGGCGCGGCGGCTACGGTGCAGACGTTCTTCCCGGGGCAGCTCGGCGGCCAGGCCATCGCGGACGTCCTGACCGGCGCGGTCTCCCCCTCGGGCCGGCTGCCGGTCGGCATCCCGGGTGACGCGTCCGGTCAGCCCGGCACCTACCTGTCCGCACCGCTGGGGCGACGCAGCGGAGTGTCCAATGTGGACCCGACACCGGCGTTCCCGTTCGGGCACGGGCTGGGCTACGACACGTTCACGTGGTCGTCCCCGCGCGTGGTGGGCGGCGACCGGCCGTGGGCCACGGACGGCGAGGTCGAGGTCGAACTCGACGTGCGCAACCCGGGCGACCGCGCCGGAGCCGACGTGGTGCAGCTGTACCTGCACGACCCCGTCGCCCAGGTGACGCGCCCGGTGGTGCGGCTCGTCGGGTACGCGCGGGTGCCGCTGGACGGCGGCGCGTCGGCCCGCGTGACGTTCCGCGTCCCGGCCGACGTCACGTCGTTCACCGGCCTGAACGGGCGTCGTGTGGTGGAACCGGGCGCGGTGCAGCTGCGCGTGTCGCGGTCCAGCGCCGACGTGCACGAAGCGGTGGACCTCCGGCTCGTGGGCCCGCTGCGCGAAGTCGACCACACGCGCCGTCGGCTCACCGACGTGTCGGTCACCCACGAGGAGGTGGAGCGAGCATGA
- a CDS encoding ABC transporter permease, producing MTTQVSEPAAAAAPTGKPPKAPKTPRYKTTWRKAWKRDWQLYTLVIVPLLFFLVFRYAPMLGNVIAFRKFVPGGSIYGETWVGLRYVKMFINDPNFWEVFGNTMALGALSLFFVFPLPIVLALLLNEVRSRYFKRFVQTVSYLPHFLSIVIVAGMVMQLVSVEGTVNQVVRAFGGEPTSFIQEPDWFRSIYVSSEIWQTVGWGTILYLAALTTIDSQLYEAARIDGASRWQQTWHVTLPGIRPTMIVLLILNIGTFMAVGFEKVLLLYNPLTYPTADVISTYLYRVGLVSNNFSYAAAIGLFESIIGLTLILSANAISRRTVGTSLW from the coding sequence ATGACCACCCAGGTCAGCGAACCAGCCGCCGCGGCGGCGCCGACCGGGAAACCGCCCAAGGCCCCGAAAACGCCCCGGTACAAGACGACCTGGCGCAAGGCGTGGAAGCGCGACTGGCAGCTCTACACGCTGGTCATCGTCCCGCTGCTGTTCTTCCTGGTCTTCCGCTACGCGCCGATGCTCGGCAACGTCATCGCGTTCCGCAAGTTCGTGCCGGGCGGCAGCATCTACGGCGAGACGTGGGTGGGCCTGCGCTACGTCAAGATGTTCATCAACGACCCGAACTTCTGGGAGGTCTTCGGCAACACGATGGCGCTGGGCGCGCTCAGCCTGTTCTTCGTGTTCCCGCTGCCGATCGTGCTGGCGCTGCTGCTCAACGAGGTCCGCTCGCGCTACTTCAAGCGGTTCGTGCAGACGGTGTCCTACCTGCCGCACTTCCTCTCCATCGTGATCGTGGCCGGCATGGTCATGCAGCTGGTGTCCGTGGAGGGCACGGTCAACCAGGTCGTCCGCGCCTTCGGCGGCGAGCCCACCTCGTTCATCCAGGAGCCGGACTGGTTCCGCTCGATCTACGTCTCGTCCGAGATCTGGCAGACCGTCGGCTGGGGCACGATCCTCTACCTGGCCGCGCTGACCACGATCGACAGCCAGCTCTACGAGGCGGCCCGGATCGACGGCGCGAGCCGCTGGCAGCAGACCTGGCACGTGACGCTGCCCGGCATCCGGCCGACGATGATCGTCTTGCTGATCCTCAACATCGGCACGTTCATGGCGGTCGGTTTCGAGAAGGTCCTGCTGCTGTACAACCCGCTGACCTACCCGACCGCGGACGTCATCTCGACCTACCTCTACCGGGTCGGCCTGGTGTCCAACAACTTCAGCTACGCCGCCGCGATCGGCCTGTTCGAGTCGATCATCGGTCTCACGCTGATCCTGTCCGCCAACGCGATCTCGCGCCGAACAGTGGGGACGAGCCTGTGGTGA
- a CDS encoding carbohydrate ABC transporter permease, translated as MTTDPTALAARLDKPAGPRRTSLDDSRGYRIFRVVNVVVLLGVVAVTLYPFVNIVAQSFSSEVFIRTGQVNLVPRGFNLDTYKLVASDPVFWNSYFNTVLYTVTATAISIVLTTIYAYVLSKHKLKGRGLLVGIAVFTMFFNGGLIPNYVLVNGLGMTNTIWAIVLPNAISVFNLLVMKAFFESLPTELEEAAAIDGLNTYGILLKIVLPLSKAVLATMILFYAVANWNSWFQAFLYLDRADLFPVTVYLRNMIAGATSATSVGAVETNAVAISANIKAVTMVLTVLPIVVVYPFIQRYFVSGVMLGAVKQ; from the coding sequence GTGACCACCGACCCTACCGCTCTCGCCGCCAGGCTGGACAAGCCCGCCGGGCCACGCCGCACCTCGCTGGACGACTCGCGCGGCTACCGGATCTTCCGCGTCGTCAACGTCGTGGTGCTGCTCGGCGTGGTCGCGGTGACGCTGTACCCGTTCGTCAACATCGTGGCGCAGTCGTTCAGCAGCGAGGTCTTCATCCGCACCGGCCAGGTGAACCTGGTGCCGCGCGGGTTCAACCTCGACACCTACAAGCTGGTCGCGTCCGACCCGGTGTTCTGGAACAGCTACTTCAACACCGTCCTCTACACGGTGACGGCCACCGCCATCTCGATCGTGCTCACCACGATCTACGCGTACGTGCTGTCGAAGCACAAGCTGAAGGGCCGCGGCCTGCTCGTCGGCATCGCGGTGTTCACGATGTTCTTCAACGGCGGCCTGATCCCGAACTACGTGCTGGTGAACGGGCTCGGGATGACCAACACGATCTGGGCGATCGTGCTGCCGAACGCGATCAGCGTGTTCAACCTGCTGGTCATGAAGGCGTTCTTCGAGAGCCTGCCGACGGAACTGGAGGAGGCCGCCGCGATCGACGGCCTCAACACCTACGGCATCCTGCTGAAGATCGTGCTGCCGCTGTCGAAGGCCGTGCTCGCGACCATGATCCTGTTCTACGCGGTCGCGAACTGGAACTCGTGGTTCCAGGCGTTCCTCTACCTCGACCGGGCGGACCTGTTCCCGGTCACCGTGTACCTGCGGAACATGATCGCGGGCGCCACCTCTGCGACGTCGGTCGGCGCCGTGGAGACCAACGCGGTGGCGATCTCCGCGAACATCAAGGCTGTGACGATGGTGCTGACCGTGCTGCCCATCGTTGTCGTTTACCCCTTCATTCAGCGCTATTTCGTGTCGGGCGTAATGCTCGGCGCGGTCAAGCAGTAG
- a CDS encoding ABC transporter substrate-binding protein: protein MRSKWKRTLLTLVAGSLVVSVAACSEEDPASTGVNLDGKKVAAMAEYKAGDQFKATEPLDVSLLYLDQAHYPMKEDWAIWKEISQRTNITLKPTVVPYSDYDQKRGLLISSGDAPTIISKTYPGQEAPFVSSGAILPVSDYLDLMPNFKAKIDKWKLQPELNTLRQEDGKFYLLPGVHENVWQDYTLAFRTDELQRLNLKAPTNWDEVYTVLKAIKTANPDSYPLSDRFEGKSILNYAGQTFGTQAGWGYNNATWNESAQKFDFTGATPEYKAMIEYFRKLVAEGLMDPESFTQKDDAAIQKFASGKSFAISSNAQNIVNDYRPNVSKIAGATVAKIPLPAGPKGDVIRGTRLENGLMVSAKIAESDKFVATMQFIDWLWYSDEAQELVKWGVPGTTYEKDSSGKRTLKSDVAFGGMNVGAAKNLQRDFGFQGGVFAYGGPTELLQSMFTEEELAFQKTMADKKVIALAPPAPLSEEERERATLWESPLKDLVTQSTLQFILGSRDISTWDAYVKELDAKGMTQFIDVVNGAHKRYKEKNG from the coding sequence ATGCGATCGAAATGGAAGCGCACGCTTCTGACTCTTGTGGCGGGCAGCCTCGTGGTCAGCGTGGCGGCGTGCAGCGAAGAAGACCCGGCCTCGACCGGCGTCAACCTGGACGGCAAGAAGGTCGCCGCCATGGCCGAGTACAAGGCCGGTGACCAGTTCAAGGCGACCGAGCCGCTGGACGTCAGCCTGCTGTACCTGGACCAGGCCCACTACCCGATGAAGGAGGACTGGGCGATCTGGAAGGAGATCTCCCAGCGGACCAACATCACGCTCAAGCCGACGGTCGTGCCCTACAGCGACTACGACCAGAAGCGCGGGCTGCTGATCAGCTCGGGTGACGCGCCGACGATCATCTCCAAGACCTACCCCGGTCAGGAGGCGCCGTTCGTCTCGTCCGGCGCGATCCTCCCGGTGAGCGACTACCTCGACCTGATGCCGAACTTCAAGGCGAAGATCGACAAGTGGAAGCTCCAGCCGGAGCTGAACACGCTGCGCCAGGAGGACGGCAAGTTCTACCTGCTGCCCGGCGTGCACGAGAACGTGTGGCAGGACTACACCCTGGCGTTCCGCACCGACGAGCTCCAGCGCCTGAACCTGAAGGCCCCGACCAACTGGGACGAGGTCTACACGGTCCTGAAGGCCATCAAGACCGCGAACCCGGACAGCTACCCGCTGTCGGACCGGTTCGAGGGCAAGTCGATCCTCAACTACGCGGGCCAGACCTTCGGCACCCAGGCCGGGTGGGGCTACAACAACGCCACCTGGAACGAGTCGGCGCAGAAGTTCGACTTCACCGGTGCGACGCCCGAGTACAAGGCGATGATCGAGTACTTCCGCAAGCTCGTCGCGGAAGGCCTGATGGACCCGGAGAGCTTCACCCAGAAGGATGACGCGGCGATCCAGAAGTTCGCCAGCGGCAAGTCGTTCGCGATCAGCAGCAACGCGCAGAACATCGTCAACGACTACCGGCCGAACGTCTCCAAGATCGCCGGCGCCACGGTGGCGAAGATCCCGCTGCCCGCCGGCCCTAAGGGCGACGTCATCCGCGGCACGCGCCTGGAGAACGGCCTGATGGTCTCGGCCAAGATCGCCGAGAGCGACAAGTTCGTGGCCACGATGCAGTTCATCGACTGGCTGTGGTACTCCGACGAGGCGCAGGAACTCGTCAAGTGGGGCGTGCCCGGCACGACCTACGAGAAGGACTCCTCCGGCAAGCGGACGCTCAAGTCCGACGTGGCGTTCGGCGGCATGAACGTCGGCGCGGCGAAGAACCTCCAGCGTGACTTCGGCTTCCAGGGCGGTGTGTTCGCGTACGGCGGTCCCACCGAACTGCTCCAGTCGATGTTCACCGAGGAGGAGCTCGCCTTCCAGAAGACGATGGCGGACAAGAAGGTGATCGCGCTCGCCCCGCCGGCGCCGCTGAGCGAGGAGGAGCGCGAGCGCGCCACCCTGTGGGAGTCCCCGCTGAAGGACCTCGTCACGCAGTCGACGCTCCAGTTCATCCTCGGCAGCCGCGACATCTCCACGTGGGACGCGTACGTCAAGGAGTTGGACGCCAAGGGCATGACCCAGTTCATCGACGTGGTGAACGGCGCTCACAAGCGGTACAAGGAAAAGAACGGCTGA
- a CDS encoding GH39 family glycosyl hydrolase — translation MNRVVVPGEPIGRLSESWRHCVGTGRLNLALRADYQESLAMVQRDIGFRYIRGHGLLSDDMGLHRVSNGQVRYSFTYVDQVFDRFLELGLRPFVELGFMPTALASGDDTVFWWKGNITPPKDLDEWAALVRALLRHLIDRYGLDEVRTWPIEVWNEPNLVNFWKDADQEAYFRLYETTARTVKDVDAGLQVGGPAISPGSDEWWAPFADFVTRRDVPIDFVSRHAYTSGPAQHVPFGTYQTLTAPELLLEQFDAPRKHLAATALAGLPVHITEFNTSYRPDNPIHDTAYNAAYLAPVLTGGTELVDSYSYWTFCDVFEEENVPTSLFHGGFGLLTHRQVPKPTYHLYAFMARMGSHVLARGVDHLVCATDDGRVTVLAWQPVGGSDAPEAPERHEVRLSVPMTGPRAFVRRERVNEHDGNAFGAWRELGRPRSPDRRTIEVLRDCARPAVEHRSAAVEGGRVLLDLALSRHEVTFVELIPVEPEEHTGLDDRRLLGGSDERLVAEHER, via the coding sequence GTGAACCGCGTTGTCGTCCCCGGTGAGCCGATCGGCCGCCTGTCCGAGTCCTGGCGGCACTGCGTGGGCACCGGCAGGCTGAACCTCGCGCTGCGCGCCGACTACCAGGAATCCCTGGCCATGGTCCAGCGCGACATCGGTTTCCGCTACATCCGGGGCCACGGGCTGTTGTCCGACGACATGGGCTTGCACCGCGTGTCCAATGGCCAGGTCCGGTACTCGTTCACGTACGTGGACCAGGTGTTCGACCGGTTCCTGGAGCTGGGCCTGCGGCCGTTCGTGGAGCTGGGGTTCATGCCCACCGCGCTCGCCTCGGGCGACGACACCGTGTTCTGGTGGAAGGGCAACATCACCCCGCCGAAGGACCTGGACGAGTGGGCCGCGCTCGTGCGGGCGCTCCTGCGGCACCTGATCGACCGGTACGGCCTGGACGAGGTGCGCACCTGGCCGATCGAGGTGTGGAACGAGCCGAACCTCGTCAACTTCTGGAAGGACGCCGACCAGGAGGCCTACTTCCGCCTCTACGAGACCACCGCGCGGACCGTCAAGGACGTGGACGCCGGGCTCCAGGTCGGCGGCCCCGCGATCTCACCCGGCTCGGACGAGTGGTGGGCGCCGTTCGCGGACTTCGTCACCCGCCGGGACGTGCCGATCGACTTCGTCAGCAGGCACGCCTACACGTCCGGGCCGGCGCAGCACGTGCCGTTCGGCACCTACCAGACGCTGACCGCGCCGGAACTGCTGCTGGAGCAGTTCGACGCGCCGCGCAAGCACCTCGCGGCGACGGCGCTGGCCGGGCTGCCGGTGCACATCACCGAGTTCAACACCTCGTACCGGCCGGACAACCCGATCCACGACACCGCCTACAACGCCGCCTACCTGGCGCCCGTCCTCACCGGCGGCACGGAACTGGTCGACTCGTACTCCTACTGGACGTTCTGCGACGTCTTCGAGGAGGAGAACGTGCCGACGTCGCTGTTCCACGGCGGTTTCGGGCTGCTCACGCACCGGCAGGTGCCGAAGCCGACCTACCACCTGTACGCGTTCATGGCCCGGATGGGCTCGCACGTGCTGGCGCGCGGCGTCGACCACCTGGTGTGCGCCACGGACGACGGGCGCGTCACGGTGCTGGCGTGGCAGCCGGTGGGCGGCAGCGACGCGCCGGAGGCCCCCGAGCGGCACGAGGTGCGGCTGTCGGTCCCGATGACGGGGCCGCGCGCGTTCGTGCGCCGCGAGCGGGTGAACGAGCACGACGGCAACGCGTTCGGCGCGTGGCGCGAGCTTGGCCGGCCGCGGTCACCCGACCGGCGGACGATCGAGGTGCTGCGTGACTGCGCACGCCCGGCCGTGGAGCACCGGTCGGCGGCGGTCGAAGGTGGTCGGGTGCTGCTCGACCTGGCATTGTCGCGGCACGAGGTGACGTTCGTCGAGCTGATCCCGGTCGAACCCGAGGAGCACACCGGGTTGGACGACCGGCGACTGCTCGGCGGATCCGACGAACGCCTCGTCGCGGAGCACGAGAGGTGA
- a CDS encoding DUF624 domain-containing protein, whose translation MATKPGRGDPADEIGKGVLSRASAIVYWFVVIEVLLLLTAGPPLLLVVFLVGEAGNAPLIGLCFAPLAPALSAALFAWRVFLNDRDLSPARHFWRGYRLNLLDVLRWWLPTLAVLTVIGFSLANLGLAGVPAGYGLVLVVIAAAVLLWSCHALVLSSALALRTRDTARLASYYLAARPACTLGTLSLLIAAGGLVVLTSDWVLALLASPFTLLLLRNADPVLRDATERFTA comes from the coding sequence ATGGCGACGAAACCGGGACGCGGCGACCCGGCGGACGAGATCGGCAAGGGCGTCCTGTCCCGGGCGTCGGCGATCGTGTACTGGTTCGTCGTCATCGAGGTGCTGCTCCTGCTCACGGCCGGTCCGCCGTTGCTGCTGGTGGTGTTCCTGGTCGGCGAGGCGGGCAACGCGCCGTTGATCGGCCTGTGCTTCGCCCCGCTGGCACCGGCGCTGTCGGCGGCGTTGTTCGCGTGGCGGGTGTTCCTGAACGACCGGGACCTGTCCCCCGCCCGGCACTTCTGGCGCGGCTACCGGCTCAACCTGCTGGACGTGCTGCGCTGGTGGCTGCCCACCCTGGCGGTGCTGACGGTCATCGGCTTCAGCCTGGCGAACCTCGGTCTGGCGGGCGTGCCGGCCGGGTACGGGCTCGTGCTGGTCGTGATCGCGGCGGCGGTGCTGCTGTGGTCGTGCCACGCGCTGGTGCTGTCGTCCGCGCTGGCGTTGCGCACCCGCGACACCGCGCGGTTGGCGTCCTACTACCTCGCCGCACGTCCCGCGTGCACGCTCGGCACGTTGTCGCTGCTCATCGCGGCCGGCGGGCTCGTCGTGCTCACCTCCGACTGGGTGCTGGCGCTGCTGGCTTCCCCGTTCACCCTTCTCCTGCTGCGCAACGCCGATCCGGTGCTGCGCGACGCCACCGAAAGGTTCACCGCGTGA
- a CDS encoding beta-galactosidase has product MTPQIGYGGDYNPEQWPREVWDDDYAALKLAGINTVTVGVFAWAHLQPAEDRYDFSTLDAIVARATAEGMRIVLATPSGAMPPWLAHKYPEACRVDFEGRRHVYGQRHNACPSSPDFRRLSVAMAGRLAERYGDNPAVVAWHVGNEYGGACWCPRCGEAFREWLGERYGSLDRLNDAWNTTFWSHTFTDWAEIQPPNMLSEHWRGPDHTAFQGITLDYKRFMSDALLGGFVAEKAAIREHSAHTPVTTNMMGLYQPIDYHRWAPHLDFASWDNYPPEDPSASRTAARMALAHRLMRGLRDGEPFWVMEQTPSVTASRNVNSVKRPGVLRLWSWQSVAHGADAVLYFQLRQSRGACEKYHGAVLDHAGRTDTRVFREVSEVGSEFARVGDAVLGARTPARVALLVDWDSWWAVEMSDGPNRNVRYMDVLTAYHRTLWQANASLDVVPVTADLSGYDVVVAPLLHMVKGDLAERVTAFVDAGGTFVTTALSGRVDEDDNAFLTDVPGPFASLLGLRVEETDAQQPDVVNPVTLFGTEYEGRHVFEVVIPDDAEVLGTYGADFYAGTPAVTRAARGRGSAWYVATLLDDAGVATVVRKALDEHGLVGPLADVPDVEVTERVSPDGTRHLFVLNHGEARTVECPVGGTNLLDGRALRAGDKVDLPPAAVLVIRQDQ; this is encoded by the coding sequence GTGACCCCTCAGATCGGCTACGGCGGCGACTACAACCCCGAGCAGTGGCCCCGTGAGGTCTGGGACGACGACTACGCCGCCCTCAAGCTCGCCGGCATCAACACGGTGACCGTGGGTGTGTTCGCGTGGGCCCACCTCCAGCCCGCCGAGGACCGGTACGACTTCTCGACGTTGGACGCGATCGTGGCGCGGGCGACGGCCGAGGGAATGCGGATCGTGCTGGCCACTCCGAGCGGCGCGATGCCGCCGTGGCTGGCGCACAAGTACCCGGAGGCGTGTCGGGTCGACTTCGAGGGACGTCGGCACGTCTACGGGCAGCGGCACAACGCGTGCCCATCGTCGCCCGACTTCCGCCGACTCTCGGTGGCGATGGCCGGGCGGCTCGCCGAGCGGTACGGGGACAACCCGGCGGTCGTGGCGTGGCACGTCGGCAACGAGTACGGCGGCGCGTGCTGGTGCCCGCGGTGCGGTGAGGCGTTCCGGGAGTGGCTGGGCGAGCGCTACGGCTCCCTGGACCGGCTCAACGACGCGTGGAACACCACGTTCTGGTCGCACACGTTCACCGACTGGGCGGAGATCCAGCCGCCGAACATGCTGTCGGAGCACTGGCGCGGGCCGGACCACACCGCGTTCCAGGGCATCACGCTGGACTACAAGCGGTTCATGTCCGACGCGTTGCTCGGTGGGTTCGTGGCGGAGAAGGCGGCGATCCGCGAGCACTCGGCGCACACGCCCGTGACGACGAACATGATGGGCCTGTACCAACCGATCGACTACCACCGGTGGGCTCCGCACCTGGACTTCGCGTCGTGGGACAACTACCCGCCCGAGGACCCGTCGGCGTCCCGCACGGCCGCGCGGATGGCGTTGGCGCACCGGTTGATGCGCGGGCTGCGCGACGGCGAGCCGTTCTGGGTCATGGAGCAGACGCCGTCGGTCACGGCGAGCCGGAACGTCAACTCCGTAAAGCGGCCCGGCGTGCTGCGGCTGTGGTCGTGGCAGTCCGTCGCGCACGGCGCGGACGCCGTCCTGTACTTCCAGCTGCGGCAGTCTCGTGGCGCGTGCGAGAAGTACCACGGCGCGGTGCTGGACCACGCGGGGCGGACGGACACGCGGGTGTTCCGCGAGGTCTCCGAGGTGGGAAGCGAGTTCGCCCGGGTCGGTGACGCGGTGCTCGGCGCCCGCACGCCCGCGCGGGTCGCGTTGCTGGTGGACTGGGACAGCTGGTGGGCGGTCGAGATGTCCGACGGTCCGAACCGGAACGTCCGGTACATGGACGTGCTCACGGCGTACCACCGGACGCTGTGGCAGGCGAACGCGTCGCTGGACGTCGTGCCGGTGACGGCCGACCTCTCCGGCTACGACGTGGTCGTCGCGCCGTTGCTGCACATGGTGAAGGGCGATCTGGCGGAGCGCGTCACGGCGTTCGTGGACGCTGGCGGCACGTTCGTGACCACGGCGCTGTCCGGTCGCGTGGACGAGGACGACAACGCGTTCCTGACCGACGTGCCCGGTCCGTTCGCCTCGCTGCTCGGGTTGCGGGTGGAGGAGACCGACGCGCAGCAGCCCGACGTGGTCAACCCGGTGACGTTGTTCGGCACGGAGTACGAGGGCCGACACGTGTTCGAGGTGGTCATCCCGGACGACGCGGAAGTGCTCGGCACCTACGGCGCGGACTTCTACGCCGGGACACCGGCCGTCACGCGGGCGGCACGGGGACGTGGCAGCGCTTGGTATGTGGCGACGTTGCTGGACGACGCCGGTGTGGCGACTGTGGTTCGGAAGGCGCTGGACGAGCACGGGCTGGTCGGTCCGCTCGCCGACGTGCCCGATGTCGAGGTCACCGAACGCGTGTCACCGGACGGCACGCGCCACCTGTTCGTGCTCAACCACGGTGAGGCCCGGACGGTGGAGTGCCCGGTAGGCGGGACGAACCTGTTGGACGGACGGGCGCTGCGGGCCGGTGACAAGGTGGACCTGCCACCGGCCGCAGTACTGGTGATCCGCCAGGATCAGTAG